A genomic window from Candidatus Denitrolinea symbiosum includes:
- a CDS encoding pimeloyl-ACP methyl ester carboxylesterase encodes MPVNNIFHFSHGAENVSRPPLIFIHGAGGTHLHWPPQVRRMPGQRVLALDLPGHGKSGGIGSQSVADYARAVVDFLDAVRFNTAVFVGHSMGSAVALTLALDFPQRVIGLGLVGSGARLRVAPQILENTASEATFPAAVKLVNDFAFGASASSSLKELAARQMAEIRPAVLHGDFLACNEFDVMPRLGEIAVPTLILCGGEDRLTPVKYSEFLRDRIPAARLVVFPGAGHMVMLEQPEAVAQALSDFADSIPYRPGQA; translated from the coding sequence ATGCCTGTCAACAACATCTTTCACTTTTCTCACGGCGCGGAAAACGTCTCCCGCCCCCCGCTGATCTTCATCCACGGCGCGGGCGGGACTCACCTGCACTGGCCTCCGCAAGTCCGACGGATGCCCGGCCAGCGCGTCCTCGCGCTCGACCTGCCCGGTCACGGCAAATCAGGCGGGATCGGGAGCCAGTCCGTCGCGGATTACGCCCGCGCCGTAGTGGACTTCCTCGACGCCGTCCGCTTCAACACCGCGGTCTTCGTCGGTCATTCGATGGGGAGCGCCGTCGCCCTCACGCTCGCGCTCGACTTCCCGCAGCGCGTCATCGGGCTGGGACTCGTCGGCAGCGGGGCGCGCCTGCGCGTGGCGCCGCAGATCTTGGAAAACACCGCCAGCGAAGCCACCTTCCCGGCGGCGGTCAAACTGGTCAACGATTTTGCGTTCGGGGCCTCCGCGTCTTCATCCTTAAAGGAATTGGCCGCGCGCCAGATGGCGGAAATCCGTCCCGCCGTTTTGCACGGCGACTTTCTGGCCTGCAACGAATTCGACGTGATGCCGCGCCTGGGCGAGATCGCCGTCCCCACGCTCATCCTCTGTGGCGGCGAAGACCGTCTCACCCCCGTCAAGTATTCGGAATTTTTACGCGACCGCATCCCCGCCGCGCGGCTGGTCGTCTTCCCCGGCGCGGGACACATGGTGATGCTCGAACAGCCCGAGGCCGTGGCGCAGGCTCTTTCGGACTTCGCGGATTCGATTCCCTACCGGCCGGGACAGGCCTGA
- a CDS encoding DNA polymerase III subunit delta' gives MTDNWNLLGNAWAVDMLRRHVAAGEARHAYLFLGPPGVGRRTLALRFAQALNCANPPAPGEFCGECRDCREIAARRHPDLSVVEPTVLNPDNRKELIPARYGEIRISQIRELQRLINLKPFQARWRVVVCERFNQANIEASNAFLKTLEEPPARVIVLLTADTPESLLPTIVSRCEALRLRPLPIEAVKRELENRGVESGQAELIAHVSGGRPGYALQLAEDKSLLEFRRQKLDDLVRLVSAARVDKFAYAEKLAKDKDALRQTLLVWETFWRDALLRASKADSPVLNADRLEELDAQAARLGLTGTRRRVTEAGRALRQAERNVNARLLLEVLLMDWN, from the coding sequence ATGACTGACAATTGGAACCTCCTCGGAAACGCCTGGGCTGTGGATATGCTCCGCCGTCACGTCGCGGCTGGCGAGGCGCGCCACGCCTATCTCTTCCTCGGTCCGCCCGGCGTGGGACGGCGCACGCTGGCGCTGCGGTTCGCGCAGGCCTTGAACTGCGCCAACCCGCCCGCGCCCGGCGAGTTCTGCGGCGAGTGCCGCGACTGCCGGGAGATCGCCGCGCGGCGTCACCCCGACCTGAGCGTCGTCGAGCCGACCGTCCTCAATCCCGACAACCGCAAAGAGTTGATCCCGGCGCGTTACGGCGAGATCCGCATTTCGCAGATCCGCGAACTGCAAAGACTGATCAACTTAAAACCGTTCCAGGCCCGCTGGCGCGTCGTCGTCTGCGAGCGGTTCAACCAGGCCAACATTGAAGCCTCGAACGCCTTCCTTAAAACCCTCGAAGAGCCGCCCGCGCGCGTCATCGTCCTGCTGACGGCCGACACCCCCGAATCGCTGCTGCCGACCATCGTCTCGCGCTGCGAGGCGCTGCGTCTCCGTCCGCTCCCCATCGAGGCCGTGAAACGGGAACTGGAAAACCGAGGCGTGGAAAGCGGCCAGGCGGAACTGATCGCGCACGTCAGCGGCGGACGTCCCGGCTACGCCCTCCAACTCGCCGAAGACAAATCCCTGCTCGAATTCCGCCGCCAAAAGCTGGACGACCTGGTCCGCCTCGTCTCGGCGGCGCGCGTGGACAAATTCGCCTACGCCGAAAAACTCGCCAAAGACAAAGACGCCCTGCGGCAGACGCTCCTCGTCTGGGAGACCTTCTGGCGCGACGCGCTGCTCCGCGCCTCCAAAGCCGACTCGCCCGTCCTGAACGCGGACCGGCTCGAGGAGCTGGACGCGCAGGCGGCGCGGCTTGGCCTGACGGGAACGCGTCGCCGCGTGACCGAGGCGGGGCGCGCCCTCCGACAGGCGGAGCGCAACGTCAACGCGCGGCTGCTATTGGAAGTCCTGTTGATGGATTGGAATTAA
- a CDS encoding ribosome small subunit-dependent GTPase A — translation MTDFLSGLIVRAQSGFFTVETGEGAVVCGLRGRIKRGPRTGDLAAVGDRVRVTRLADGSGVIEEVEPRRRAIVRLDPRPLGVYQQILLANPDQAVFVFACAQPRPRLRMLDRFLVVAEKQRIPAIVVANKIDLADDPRKIFGMYEDIGYRVIYLSAKTAAGMDELRAVLADKISALAGPSGAGKSSLLNALQPGLGLAVNEVSAAMGKGKHTTVTRQLIPLPDGGYVADTPGWKSLALWDTEPEEMDAYFPELAPLVAECQFSDCTHEHEPGCAVRAALEAGKIHPERYESYLRLRAGQE, via the coding sequence ATGACCGACTTCCTTTCGGGACTCATCGTCCGCGCCCAATCCGGTTTCTTCACCGTGGAGACCGGGGAGGGCGCGGTCGTTTGCGGGCTGCGCGGACGCATCAAACGCGGACCCCGGACCGGCGACCTCGCCGCGGTGGGCGACCGCGTCCGCGTCACGCGCCTCGCCGACGGGTCCGGCGTGATCGAGGAGGTGGAGCCGCGCCGGCGCGCCATCGTCCGCCTCGACCCGCGTCCGCTGGGAGTCTATCAACAGATCCTGCTCGCCAACCCCGACCAGGCCGTCTTCGTCTTCGCCTGCGCGCAGCCGCGTCCCCGCTTGCGGATGCTCGACCGCTTCCTCGTCGTCGCGGAGAAACAGCGCATCCCCGCCATCGTCGTCGCCAACAAAATTGACCTGGCAGACGATCCGCGAAAAATCTTCGGCATGTACGAAGACATCGGCTACCGCGTGATCTACCTCTCTGCCAAGACCGCCGCGGGCATGGACGAACTGCGCGCCGTCCTCGCGGATAAGATCAGCGCGCTGGCCGGGCCGAGCGGCGCGGGGAAGTCGTCCCTGCTCAACGCTTTGCAGCCTGGTTTGGGCCTGGCGGTGAACGAGGTCAGCGCGGCGATGGGCAAGGGCAAACACACCACCGTGACGCGGCAACTGATCCCGCTTCCCGATGGAGGCTACGTGGCCGACACGCCCGGCTGGAAGTCCCTCGCGCTGTGGGACACCGAGCCCGAAGAGATGGACGCCTACTTTCCCGAACTCGCGCCGCTCGTGGCTGAGTGTCAGTTCAGCGACTGCACCCACGAACACGAACCCGGCTGCGCCGTCCGCGCCGCGCTGGAGGCGGGGAAGATCCATCCCGAACGGTACGAATCGTATTTAAGGTTGAGAGCGGGACAAGAATAG
- a CDS encoding penicillin-binding protein 2 — MKKFHFGVALALLFLAGCSGGGKLGGSLFPTSTPLPTAIARVTHAPDAAPVVTAFLESLKNGDYASMYALLDSASQAAVTQDDFTARYRETLNTLSASTLDFEAGAAATGPAAAQVPFRVTYHSALAGDIARDMTARLVRESGGWRVQWDEGMILPELAGGNRLALDCKAPARGDIFDRNGEPLVSQMEAIALGVDTGNVNFDRLFDLTKELWQVTGVNPETLNNKIVASGPGWYIPVGTTSREEGARLLGMQFSGLVVNPYQTRYYHNSGIASQTIGYTLSISPENLDAYKRQGYCGNERVGWIGVEKAEESYLAGEHGGSLYVVNPQGQIVTDLAQKKEKPSSNVYLTLDKNLQLDAERALANFTGAVVVMERDSGRVLALASSPGFDPNLFDPQNYNNGELLPALLNNPDRPMYNRATQGQYPLGSVFKVITFSAGLESGLYLPETTYDCQYDFTELQDRTLHDWTWDHCQTRQRAGLFCNTSDSTPSGVITLQQGLMRSCNPYFWHIGLDLYNNNRSGDIAKMSRAFGLGSLTGIVGVEEEPGQILDPATELEAANQSIGQGDVLVTPLQVARFMAAIGNGGTLYRPQLIEKIVGPDGETLQTFKPDPKGTLPIQPDRLKALQEAMTWVVTNPRGTAYFRLTRNGNLTVPVAGKTGTAESNIPGLPHAWFAGYSYNNFNGKPDIAVAVISEYVGEGSDYAAPIFLYMIESYFYDRPLHTTTWFGPIGGPALFTPTPFGGIPTKTPRP, encoded by the coding sequence ATGAAAAAATTCCATTTCGGCGTCGCGCTCGCGCTTCTGTTTCTGGCTGGCTGTTCCGGCGGGGGCAAATTAGGCGGCTCGCTTTTCCCCACGTCCACGCCCCTGCCCACCGCCATCGCGCGCGTCACGCACGCGCCCGACGCCGCGCCGGTCGTTACCGCGTTTTTGGAATCCTTAAAAAATGGGGATTACGCCTCCATGTACGCCCTGCTCGACTCGGCCTCGCAGGCCGCCGTCACGCAGGACGACTTTACCGCGCGCTACCGCGAGACTCTGAACACCCTCAGCGCGTCCACCCTGGACTTTGAAGCGGGCGCGGCCGCAACCGGCCCCGCCGCCGCCCAGGTCCCCTTCCGCGTCACCTACCATTCCGCCCTGGCCGGAGACATCGCCCGCGACATGACCGCCCGCCTCGTCCGCGAGAGCGGCGGATGGCGCGTCCAATGGGACGAGGGGATGATCCTGCCCGAACTGGCGGGAGGCAACCGCCTCGCGCTGGACTGCAAAGCGCCCGCCCGCGGCGACATCTTCGACCGCAACGGCGAGCCGCTCGTCTCGCAGATGGAAGCCATCGCCCTCGGCGTGGACACCGGCAACGTCAACTTCGACCGTCTCTTCGATCTCACCAAAGAACTCTGGCAGGTGACGGGCGTCAACCCCGAAACGCTCAACAACAAGATCGTCGCCTCGGGGCCCGGCTGGTACATCCCCGTCGGCACGACTTCGCGCGAGGAGGGAGCGCGGCTGCTCGGCATGCAATTCAGCGGGCTGGTGGTCAATCCCTACCAGACGCGCTACTACCACAACAGCGGCATCGCCTCGCAAACCATCGGCTACACGTTGAGCATCTCTCCTGAAAACCTGGACGCCTACAAACGCCAGGGCTACTGCGGCAACGAACGCGTCGGCTGGATCGGCGTGGAAAAGGCGGAGGAAAGTTACCTGGCCGGCGAACACGGCGGCTCGCTGTACGTCGTCAACCCGCAGGGACAGATCGTCACGGACCTGGCGCAGAAAAAAGAGAAGCCCTCCAGCAACGTCTATTTGACGCTGGACAAAAACCTGCAACTCGACGCCGAACGGGCGCTGGCGAACTTTACCGGCGCGGTAGTCGTCATGGAGCGCGACAGCGGCCGCGTGCTGGCGCTGGCCTCCTCGCCCGGCTTCGATCCCAACCTGTTCGACCCGCAAAACTACAACAACGGCGAGCTGCTGCCCGCCCTGCTCAACAACCCCGACCGCCCCATGTATAACCGCGCCACGCAGGGACAGTATCCGCTTGGCTCGGTCTTCAAGGTCATCACCTTCTCCGCCGGCCTCGAAAGCGGACTCTACCTGCCCGAGACGACCTACGACTGCCAGTACGACTTCACCGAACTACAGGACCGCACCCTCCACGACTGGACATGGGACCACTGCCAGACCCGCCAGCGGGCCGGCCTGTTTTGCAACACCAGCGACAGCACACCTTCCGGCGTCATCACCCTGCAGCAGGGACTCATGCGCTCGTGCAATCCCTACTTCTGGCACATCGGCCTCGACCTCTACAACAACAACCGCAGCGGCGACATCGCAAAGATGTCGCGCGCCTTCGGGCTGGGTTCCCTCACCGGCATCGTCGGCGTGGAGGAAGAGCCGGGACAGATCCTCGATCCCGCCACCGAACTCGAAGCCGCCAACCAGTCCATCGGCCAGGGCGACGTGCTGGTGACGCCGCTGCAAGTGGCGCGCTTCATGGCCGCCATCGGCAACGGAGGCACGCTCTACCGTCCGCAGTTGATCGAGAAGATCGTCGGCCCGGACGGGGAAACCCTCCAAACGTTCAAGCCCGACCCGAAGGGGACTCTCCCCATCCAGCCCGACCGTCTCAAAGCCCTGCAGGAGGCCATGACGTGGGTCGTCACCAACCCGCGCGGCACGGCCTACTTCCGCCTGACGCGCAACGGCAACCTGACCGTCCCCGTGGCGGGCAAGACCGGCACCGCCGAGTCGAACATCCCCGGTCTGCCGCACGCCTGGTTCGCGGGCTACAGTTACAACAACTTCAACGGCAAACCCGATATCGCCGTGGCCGTCATTTCCGAATACGTGGGCGAAGGCTCCGACTACGCCGCGCCCATCTTCCTCTATATGATCGAATCCTACTTCTACGACCGGCCGCTGCACACTACCACCTGGTTCGGCCCCATCGGCGGCCCGGCCCTCTTCACCCCCACGCCCTTCGGCGGCATCCCCACAAAGACGCCGAGGCCGTGA
- a CDS encoding nucleotide binding protein Maf, whose translation MLEFLTMKERPLLVLASNSPRRRELIALAGLPFETIVPDVDESLLPGEAPRDYVRRLAVTKARAASPRADASQVVLAADTAVVDGDAVLGKPADPSDATRMLRQLRGRVHQVFTGIAVLRVRDGSLAADVCVTDVPMRAYGDDEIEAYVQTGDPLDKAGAYAIQHPRFQPVASMSGCYASVMGLPLCHAARLLSQMEAAPRADVPSNCQSFLKYNCPVYEEILAPQRAE comes from the coding sequence GTGTTAGAATTTCTCACCATGAAAGAACGGCCGCTCCTCGTGTTGGCGTCCAACTCGCCGCGCCGCAGGGAATTGATCGCCCTCGCGGGACTTCCCTTCGAGACCATCGTCCCGGATGTGGACGAAAGCCTCCTCCCCGGCGAAGCGCCGCGCGACTACGTCCGCCGCCTCGCCGTGACGAAGGCGCGGGCCGCGTCGCCGCGGGCGGACGCGTCGCAGGTCGTCCTCGCCGCGGATACCGCCGTCGTGGACGGAGACGCGGTTTTGGGCAAGCCCGCCGACCCGTCGGACGCGACGCGGATGCTGCGTCAGCTGCGCGGGCGCGTCCATCAGGTCTTCACCGGCATCGCCGTCCTGCGCGTCCGCGACGGGAGTCTCGCCGCGGATGTGTGCGTGACCGACGTGCCGATGCGCGCCTATGGCGACGACGAGATCGAAGCCTATGTGCAGACCGGCGACCCGCTCGACAAGGCCGGCGCGTACGCCATCCAGCATCCGCGCTTTCAGCCCGTCGCTTCGATGAGCGGCTGCTACGCCAGCGTGATGGGACTGCCCCTGTGTCACGCCGCGCGCCTGCTCTCGCAAATGGAGGCGGCGCCGCGCGCGGATGTCCCGTCCAATTGCCAGTCATTCTTAAAATACAACTGTCCCGTTTACGAGGAAATTCTCGCTCCCCAACGCGCGGAGTGA
- a CDS encoding peptide ABC transporter ATP-binding protein, whose amino-acid sequence MPDTILDVQGLETVFKTPDGTVHAVNGVSFGLKEGETLGVVGESGCGKSVTMLSVLGLIPNPPGRVVAGTAKFAGHDLLKMTNEEIRHVRGSQISIVFQDPMTSLNPVLTIGKQLTEPLALHLGMTKKQAETRAAELLGMVGIPNAMERLKDYPHQYSGGMRQRVMIAMALSCSPQILIADEPTTALDVTIQAQITDLVKRLRQELGMAVIWITHDLGVVAGLAHRVVVMYGGFIIEEASVGELYANPSHPYTIGLLGSLPRVDAKQHDRLFSIEGLPPVLYQKPHACPFAPRCKWALERCWKENPALESITPEHRVACWVDTKTGRPRS is encoded by the coding sequence ATGCCTGATACCATTCTAGATGTGCAAGGCCTGGAGACTGTGTTCAAAACTCCGGATGGGACGGTCCATGCAGTTAACGGCGTTTCATTTGGGCTGAAAGAGGGGGAGACCCTGGGAGTGGTCGGCGAAAGCGGGTGCGGAAAAAGCGTCACCATGCTTTCCGTGCTGGGACTGATCCCAAACCCGCCCGGCAGGGTGGTTGCCGGGACGGCCAAATTCGCCGGGCATGACCTGCTCAAAATGACCAATGAAGAGATCCGCCACGTGCGCGGGTCCCAGATCAGCATTGTGTTCCAGGACCCGATGACTTCATTGAACCCGGTGCTGACCATCGGCAAGCAATTGACGGAGCCGCTGGCGCTGCACCTCGGCATGACGAAGAAACAGGCGGAAACACGCGCGGCCGAATTACTGGGTATGGTGGGCATTCCCAATGCGATGGAGCGCTTGAAGGATTATCCTCACCAGTATTCCGGCGGTATGCGCCAGCGCGTGATGATCGCCATGGCGCTTTCCTGCAGCCCGCAGATCTTGATCGCGGACGAACCCACGACCGCGCTGGATGTGACCATCCAGGCCCAGATCACCGACCTGGTGAAGCGCTTGCGCCAGGAACTGGGCATGGCTGTCATTTGGATCACGCACGACCTGGGCGTGGTGGCCGGACTGGCGCACCGCGTGGTGGTCATGTATGGCGGCTTTATTATCGAAGAAGCCTCGGTGGGGGAACTTTACGCCAACCCTTCGCATCCCTACACGATCGGCTTGCTGGGCAGCCTGCCCCGCGTGGACGCAAAGCAGCACGACAGGCTGTTCTCCATCGAGGGGCTGCCCCCGGTGCTTTATCAGAAGCCGCATGCGTGCCCGTTCGCGCCGCGCTGTAAATGGGCGTTAGAACGTTGTTGGAAGGAAAATCCCGCCCTCGAATCGATCACACCCGAACATCGCGTTGCCTGTTGGGTGGACACCAAAACCGGGAGGCCCCGCTCATGA
- a CDS encoding peptide ABC transporter substrate-binding protein — protein MSANSEVLLRVEDLKMHFPIYRGVFQRQVGAVRAVDEISFEVYRGETLGLVGESGCGKSTVARTVLQLYKPTAGKVHFEDKDLVHLKGEEMRQMRRKMQMIFQDPYASLNPRMTVEQIVGEPLMVHNAVTGKEIRERVEHLLDVVKLNPSFASRYPHEFSGGQRQRIGVARALALQPSFIICDEPISALDVSIQAQIINLLEDLQEQFDFTYLFIAHDLSVVRHISDRVAVMYLGVIMELAERDELYKKPLHPYTQALLSAVPIPDPVADAKRARVILEGDVPSPANPPSGCRFRTRCPIAQPVCAESRPEFREITPGHFVACFFAERFL, from the coding sequence ATGAGCGCCAATAGCGAAGTCCTGCTTCGAGTCGAAGACCTGAAGATGCACTTCCCGATCTATCGCGGCGTATTCCAGCGCCAGGTGGGAGCGGTGCGCGCGGTGGACGAGATCAGCTTTGAAGTCTACCGCGGCGAGACGCTCGGCCTGGTGGGCGAATCGGGATGCGGCAAGTCTACGGTGGCCCGCACGGTCCTTCAACTATACAAACCCACGGCCGGAAAAGTCCATTTCGAAGACAAAGACCTGGTCCATTTGAAGGGCGAAGAGATGCGGCAGATGCGGCGCAAGATGCAAATGATCTTCCAGGATCCCTACGCCAGCCTTAATCCGCGCATGACCGTCGAGCAGATCGTCGGCGAGCCGCTCATGGTCCACAACGCCGTCACCGGCAAAGAGATCCGTGAGCGCGTCGAACATCTCCTCGATGTGGTCAAGCTCAACCCCTCGTTCGCCAGCCGCTATCCGCACGAATTCTCCGGCGGGCAGCGCCAGCGCATTGGCGTGGCGCGCGCGCTGGCCCTCCAACCCTCCTTCATCATCTGCGACGAACCCATCTCCGCGCTGGACGTTTCCATCCAGGCGCAGATCATCAACCTGCTCGAAGACTTGCAGGAACAGTTCGACTTCACTTATCTTTTTATCGCCCACGATCTTTCGGTGGTCCGTCACATCAGCGACCGCGTGGCGGTGATGTACCTGGGAGTGATCATGGAACTGGCGGAGCGGGATGAGCTGTACAAGAAGCCGCTCCATCCCTACACCCAGGCCCTGCTTTCGGCAGTCCCCATACCGGACCCGGTGGCGGACGCGAAGCGCGCGCGCGTGATCCTGGAAGGCGACGTGCCCTCCCCGGCCAACCCGCCTTCCGGCTGCCGCTTCCGCACGCGCTGCCCGATCGCCCAGCCAGTCTGCGCGGAATCCCGCCCCGAGTTCCGCGAGATCACGCCAGGCCACTTCGTTGCCTGTTTCTTCGCTGAACGTTTCCTTTAG
- a CDS encoding nickel/dipeptide ABC transporter substrate-binding protein: MRKLFTLFSLLIIASMALAACGAPAPTATQAPPSSGGEPTQAPVETQAPPAPASDFASADATTYFRPTFGEPETLDPALDYETAGGEIIANIYETLIWYNRQNADEFIPQLAESWDISADGKTYTFTIRKGVKFHAGGDLTPSDVAYTFQRGLLQGSTASPQWMLTEPFFGVGVDDISVLVDPEGGLYDDREALVAADAAALKAACEKTQAAIVADDAAGTVTMTLAVPWGPFLATIANNWGSIMDKEWVVENGGWDGSCDTWQNFYAFTSEDDPFTSIANGTGPFKLDHWTKGEEIVLVRNDNYWRTEPAWEGGPTGPAALERVVIKNVSEFGTRFAMFQAGDSDNLVVGSQADYAQVDPQVGEECAYDSATGDFSACTPVGDGSGPYRRYVGIPQVTHTDVFFNFNIASNQYIGSGALDGNGIPVDFFADEHIRKAFNYCFDWDTYIRDVMIGEGVQTLTIPVQGMPGYDANAPHYSFDEAKCEEEFKAADLDKDGKPAGEDDEGDVWTTGFRFQATYNQGNTARQTVAEIMAANLSAVNDKFLVEVLGLPWPAFLQAQRAKTLPIFISGWLEDIHDPHNWYVPYLTGTYGRRQSLPEDMAAAYQDLLNKGVAEVDPAKRAEIYAQVNQMQYDNPSLILLATATGRRYEQRWVKGWYYNPIYSGMYWYALSKD, encoded by the coding sequence ATGCGTAAACTATTTACCCTGTTCAGCCTGTTGATCATCGCGAGCATGGCGCTTGCGGCGTGCGGCGCGCCCGCTCCCACCGCTACACAGGCCCCCCCGTCCAGCGGCGGCGAACCCACCCAGGCGCCCGTGGAAACTCAGGCGCCCCCCGCTCCGGCTTCGGATTTCGCGTCGGCCGATGCGACCACCTACTTCCGCCCGACGTTCGGCGAACCTGAAACGCTCGATCCCGCTCTCGACTACGAGACCGCGGGCGGTGAGATCATCGCCAACATCTACGAGACCCTGATTTGGTACAACCGGCAAAACGCCGACGAGTTCATCCCTCAACTGGCCGAATCCTGGGACATCTCCGCGGACGGCAAGACCTACACCTTCACCATCCGCAAGGGCGTGAAGTTCCATGCAGGCGGCGACCTGACCCCGTCGGACGTTGCCTACACCTTCCAGCGCGGTTTGCTGCAGGGCAGCACCGCCTCCCCGCAGTGGATGCTGACCGAGCCTTTCTTCGGCGTTGGCGTTGACGACATCTCCGTGCTTGTCGACCCCGAAGGCGGCCTCTATGACGACCGCGAAGCCCTCGTGGCCGCCGACGCGGCTGCCCTGAAGGCTGCCTGCGAAAAGACCCAGGCCGCCATCGTCGCTGACGACGCCGCCGGCACCGTGACCATGACCCTCGCCGTTCCCTGGGGGCCCTTCCTGGCGACCATCGCCAACAACTGGGGTTCCATCATGGACAAGGAATGGGTCGTTGAGAACGGCGGCTGGGACGGCTCCTGCGACACCTGGCAGAACTTCTATGCGTTCACTTCCGAGGATGATCCCTTCACCTCCATCGCCAACGGCACCGGTCCCTTCAAACTGGACCACTGGACCAAGGGCGAGGAAATCGTTCTTGTCCGCAACGACAACTACTGGCGCACCGAACCCGCCTGGGAAGGCGGCCCGACCGGTCCTGCCGCTCTCGAGCGCGTTGTGATCAAGAACGTCAGCGAGTTCGGCACCCGCTTCGCCATGTTCCAGGCTGGCGATTCCGATAACCTGGTTGTGGGTTCGCAGGCAGACTATGCCCAGGTGGACCCGCAGGTCGGCGAAGAATGCGCGTACGATTCCGCCACCGGCGACTTCAGCGCCTGCACCCCTGTGGGCGACGGCTCTGGCCCCTATCGCCGCTATGTCGGCATCCCGCAGGTTACGCACACTGACGTATTCTTCAACTTCAACATCGCCAGCAACCAGTACATTGGTTCCGGCGCGCTGGATGGCAACGGCATCCCGGTTGATTTCTTTGCCGATGAGCATATCCGCAAGGCCTTCAACTACTGCTTCGACTGGGACACCTACATCCGCGACGTGATGATCGGCGAAGGCGTGCAAACCCTGACCATCCCGGTCCAGGGCATGCCCGGCTACGACGCCAATGCGCCGCACTACAGCTTCGACGAAGCCAAGTGCGAAGAGGAATTCAAAGCCGCCGACCTCGATAAAGACGGCAAACCCGCCGGCGAGGACGATGAAGGCGACGTTTGGACCACCGGCTTCCGCTTCCAGGCTACCTACAACCAGGGCAACACCGCCCGACAGACTGTGGCCGAGATCATGGCCGCCAATCTCTCCGCGGTGAACGACAAATTCCTGGTCGAGGTGCTCGGCCTGCCGTGGCCCGCGTTCCTGCAGGCCCAGCGCGCCAAGACCCTGCCGATCTTCATCAGCGGCTGGCTCGAAGACATCCACGACCCGCACAACTGGTATGTGCCTTATCTCACCGGCACCTATGGCCGCCGCCAATCCCTGCCGGAAGACATGGCCGCCGCCTACCAGGACCTGCTGAACAAGGGCGTGGCCGAGGTTGATCCCGCCAAGCGCGCTGAGATCTACGCGCAGGTCAACCAGATGCAGTACGACAACCCGTCCCTCATCCTGCTGGCGACCGCCACCGGCCGCCGCTACGAGCAGCGCTGGGTGAAGGGCTGGTACTACAACCCGATCTACTCTGGCATGTACTGGTACGCGCTTTCCAAGGACTAA
- a CDS encoding peptide ABC transporter permease, whose amino-acid sequence MINFIIRRLLLVPLLLFGVTVLIFLMLQFLSPIERSALYVRDIPKNDRAVEGIIKQYGLDKPLYVQYWRWLVGQPGPTGERKGGILFGDFGYSRVASQPVADLIKNRFPNTLDLAIWAVAPIILVGIWLGVQAAVHQNGFIDQAARIFSIVGTSFPTFVFGLLVLMIFYANLKWFPPGRLSDWASQVVNAATFHRYTTLLTFDALLNGRFDVFLDALRHMFLPILTLSYISWATFLRVTRSSMLETLRMEYVTTARSKGLPEHDVIYKHARPNAMLPVVTLAGFQIIGLLGGVVITETVFVYPGIGSAAAQAAAQLDVVTVLGFALFNGLILILSNLVVDVMYAFIDPRVRLS is encoded by the coding sequence ATGATCAACTTCATTATCCGCCGTTTGCTGCTGGTCCCGCTGCTCTTATTTGGCGTGACCGTCCTGATCTTCCTCATGTTACAGTTCCTCAGCCCGATCGAACGCTCGGCCCTGTACGTACGCGATATCCCCAAGAACGACCGCGCGGTGGAAGGCATCATCAAGCAGTACGGACTGGATAAGCCTCTCTACGTGCAGTATTGGCGCTGGCTGGTGGGACAACCCGGCCCGACCGGCGAGCGAAAGGGCGGCATCCTTTTCGGCGACTTTGGCTATTCGCGCGTGGCCTCCCAGCCTGTGGCGGACCTCATTAAGAACCGCTTCCCCAACACCCTTGACCTGGCTATCTGGGCGGTGGCGCCCATCATCCTGGTCGGAATCTGGCTGGGCGTGCAGGCGGCGGTGCATCAAAATGGCTTCATTGACCAGGCCGCCCGCATCTTCAGCATTGTCGGCACGTCCTTCCCGACCTTTGTGTTCGGCCTGCTGGTGCTGATGATCTTCTACGCCAACCTGAAATGGTTCCCGCCGGGGCGGCTTTCAGACTGGGCTTCCCAGGTGGTCAACGCCGCCACCTTCCATCGCTACACCACATTGCTCACGTTTGACGCGTTGCTGAACGGCCGCTTTGACGTTTTCCTGGACGCGCTGCGGCACATGTTCCTGCCTATTTTGACCCTTTCCTACATCTCCTGGGCGACCTTCCTGCGCGTGACGCGCTCCTCGATGCTGGAAACGCTGCGCATGGAATACGTCACGACGGCGCGTTCCAAGGGACTTCCCGAACACGACGTGATCTACAAACATGCCCGGCCGAACGCCATGCTCCCGGTGGTCACCCTGGCCGGCTTCCAGATTATCGGCCTGCTCGGCGGCGTGGTCATCACGGAAACCGTCTTCGTCTATCCGGGCATCGGTTCGGCGGCGGCCCAGGCGGCCGCCCAACTCGACGTAGTGACCGTTCTGGGCTTCGCCCTGTTCAACGGGCTGATCCTCATCCTTTCCAACCTGGTGGTTGACGTCATGTACGCGTTCATCGACCCCCGCGTCCGGCTTTCGTAG